The DNA sequence GAGAGTAATTCCAGTGCCTATTGGTAAATAGCCCTTTTTGGAGTTTTCCATGTTATACCTTTTCAATATGGTATCAATGTACATAGATTGTGAGAGTCCAAGCAACCTTTTAGATCTATCTCTATAGATCTTTATTCTTAGAATATAGGCTTCTTctcccaaatctttcatggagaatTGTTGAGATAGCCAAGTTTTGATATTTTGCAATGCTGGTACATCATTTCCTATTAGTAATATGTCATCAACATAGAGTACTAAGAAAATGACTGTACTCCCACTAAACTTTTTGTATATGCAAGGATCCTCTTCACACCGGATAAAATCGAACTTTTCGATTGTCTTATTAAAGTAAATGTTCCAACTTCTAGAAGCTTGCTTTAGCCCATAAATGGCGCGTTGCAGCTTACAAACTTTACTATGATCAGACTGAAGTGTGAAACCTTCAGGTTGTGTCATGTACACTTCCTCTTTGAGTTCTCCATTAAGAAAAGCtgttttcacatccatttgcCATATTTCATAATCATAGTATGCTGCTATAGCAAGAAGAATCCGAATAGATTTGAGCATTGCCATAGGAGAaaatgtttcttcataatctattccCTCCTTTTGACGGTATCCCTTGGCAACTAGACGGGCTTTATAGGTCTCTACCTTACCATCTGCTCCAATCTTTTTCTTGTAAATCCATTTGCAACCAATAGGTTTTATGTCTTTTGAGGGTTCAACCAAAGTCCAAACATTGTGGATCCTCATAGACTCTATTTCGGTTTTCATGGCACTCTGCCATTTTAGACTTTCGAAACTTTGCATTGCCTCTTCATAAGTCTTAGGATCATTATCATCATAATCGATCCCATTTTCCACATCATCTTGTACCATTAGGTTTAGCCTTAGTGGTGGACGATGTTCTCTTGTGGACCGTCGAAGAGGTAGTTCTTGTACCAAATTTGGAGGTTGCTGAACCGGTTCCAAAGGTAGTTCAAGGATTGGTTCATGAATCTCTCTTTGAACTACTATTGGTTCGTTATCCTCAACTCTTGAAGATGATAAATTTGGTGTTAGTTTGAGTACATCCAAAGTTGGTTGCTCAACTTGAATTTCATATTCTTGAGCTTGTACTATTTCATTGGTTTCTTGAACTTCATCGAGTTCTATTTCTTCACCTTGTCTTCCTTCAGAAAGAAATTCTTTTTCTAAAAAGGTTCCACCTCTTGCCACAAACACTTTGTGATCAGAAGGGTGATAGAAATAATAACCCATTGTTTCTTTAGGGTAACCAATGAATCTACATTTATCTGACCTAGCATCAAGTTTATTACTTTGCAATTTCTTAACATATGCTGGACATCCCCAAACTCTAATGTGCTTGAGATTTGGTTTTCGTCCTTTCCATATCTCATATGGTGTTGAAGAAACTGATTTAGTGGGTACTTTATTTAGCAAATATGCTGCTGTTTCTAAAGCATAGCCCCATAAATTCAATGGAAGATCAGTAAAACCCATCATGGATCGAACCATATCTAATAAAGTTCGATTCCTCCTCTCTGAAACACCATTGTGTTGTGGAGTATCAGGAGGTGTCCATTGAGAAAGAATCCCATTTTTCTTTAAGTACTCAAGAAAATTATCATTTAGATATTCTCTTCCTCTATCAGATCTAAGCACCTTAATGCTTTTACCTGTTTGATTTTCAACTTCACTGCGAAAAATTTTGAACATTTCAAATGACTCAGATTTGTGTTTCATAAGATACACAAAGCCATATCTAGACATATCATCAATGAAAGTGATAAAATAGGAATATCCTCCTTTGGCTTGAATTTTCATTGGTCCACAAACATATGTATGTATTAGTCCCAATAATTCTGTAGCCCTTTCTCCATGTCCCATATATGGAGTTTTGGTCATTTTTCCTATGAGACAGGATTCACAAGTTACATATGATTCATAGTCATATTTGTTAAGGTAACCTTCTTTGTGTAACCTAGAAATCCTTTTTTCTCCTATATGACCAAGTCTACAATGCCAAAGATATGATTCATTTACTTGATTATTCCTCTCTCTTTTGAGAGTAGAAACATGCATGACATAATTACCATTTAAATCGGGAAGAATATAAATGCCATATTGGAGATAGCCATTTACGTATAAGTCATCACCATAATAAGTAGAACAAATgtcatttttaatattaaaataaaaaccacgTTTGTCCAACATGGAAATAGAAATAACATTTGCAACAAAACTAGGAACATAATGACAATTCTCCAATACTAATGTCTTGCCCGTAGGCATTGCTAAAGAAATAAATCCTATAGCTACAGTAGCAACATTTGCTCTGTTTCTGACTTGTGGTAAGTTTCTCCCTTCTTCAGCCATCTACTTACTCGTAGTCCCCGCAACGAATTACAAATATTATGAGCACTTCCAGTATCTAATACCCATATAGAAGAATTAATAGTAgctaaagaaatcatgaaaactgttttcaagcatGTCTTACCTTCCTCTTTGGTTTTCAAAGAAGCAAGGTACTCCTTGCAGTTTCTTTTCCAATGACCTTTACCTTTACAataaaagcatttagcatcattTTTGTCAGCCTTTTCTTGTTTGCCCTTGGGTTTGGTCACACCACCTTTAGGTGCCATGGGTTCtctttaaaaattattctttCCATTTCCTTTTGCTTTCCACTTTCCTTTCTTCTTAGAAGAGCTGCCAACTACCATAGcaactcctttctttttctcaTATGCAATTTGATTCTCATAATCAATTAGCATGTTGAGCATTTCATGAAGATCACAGCTTACTTTAATCATATTAAAGCTAACAATGAATTGTAAAAATGTTTCTAGAAGAGATTGCAAGATCAAATCTTGTGAAAGTTCTTTGCCCAATTTGCATCCTAACTTCTCGAGTTGTTCAATAAGATCAATCATCTTAAGAACATGGGGTCCAACAGGAAAGTCCACATCAAGTGTGGATCTAAacaaagttttggacaattgataTCGGGCCATCTTACTTTGTGCACCATACATCTTCTTAAGATGTTCAACAATAGTTGGTGGATCCATATCCTGATGTTGCCTTTGAAGATCAGAACCCATGGATGCCAGAATGATGCATTTGGCAGTAAGACAATTTTCCAAGTACTTCTCATAAGCCTTGGTTGCCTCATTATCAATACTTCCATCCTCTTTAGGAACTGGGGCCGTTACAGCAGGCTTATCGATTATATCAATTAGCCTTTCATGCATGAGAACAATTCTCAAATTGTGATACTAATCATCATAATTGGCTCCAGCCAATTTGTTATTTTCAAGTATGCCACGCAGTGACAG is a window from the Arachis hypogaea cultivar Tifrunner chromosome 17, arahy.Tifrunner.gnm2.J5K5, whole genome shotgun sequence genome containing:
- the LOC112762886 gene encoding uncharacterized protein; protein product: MHERLIDIIDKPAVTAPVPKEDGSIDNEATKAYEKYLENCLTAKCIILASMGSDLQRQHQDMDPPTIVEHLKKMYGAQSKMARYQLSKTLFRSTLDVDFPVGPHVLKMIDLIEQLEKLGCKLGKELSQDLILQSLLETFLQFIVSFNMIKVSCDLHEMLNMLIDYENQIAYEKKKGVAMILEVLIIFVIRCGDYE